Part of the Triticum urartu cultivar G1812 chromosome 2, Tu2.1, whole genome shotgun sequence genome, TAGTGCAACCCCTTGTTATAGTTTATGATTTTGTTCTTGCTGGCCATATCTAAAACTTTCGACAAAATCCTCCACATGAGCTGCTCAAACTCTTGGTTGTTTCGTGTCAAAGAGTCTTGGGTCTTTGTTCGCCCGCGATTTTTTTACGCGGAGGCCTTGGCCTCAATCAACTAATTAAAGAGAACAAAGTTGTCATGTTAATTAGAGGAAAATCAGGCGAAAACCGAAATTACACGCACAAAGGCCGATCGTCATGGAGCATGAAAATTGCCAATAGGGAATCCCCGACCAATATTACTACTGACACAAACTTACAAATACACAGGTAATAAGAGAACAACCGTCAAGACTGTCCATAAGCACCATCGTCATGACCAACTGCCTTCAATCCAGCTATTTTGACTTTGCCGCAAACAGTTACCAACGACGCTTTCCTTGCGACATCTGCATGAGCACCGTAGCGCCAACAATAGATAACTCCAACTTTGACAACAAGGTTTACAAGAGAAATATGTAAGGCTTGCGCCTCCCTAGCTAGCCCCCCGATATGGGCACCTTCATGTTTCATTGTCAGCAGCAAAACCGCCACGGCAACTCCGACTTCACAAGGATGACGAAACTGGAAAAGACCCATTGGACAAATCCAAAAGGTTGAATGACGAAGCATGCGGCGATTATGCGGAACCTCAGTGTTGTCATCGTCGCTAAACAAACCATGCTGTAGGGATCCAGGGTAGTCGCCTTGGCATCCACGCTAAACAGTCCACCCCCAGCTTCAGCAATCGAACTGTGAACATTCATATTGACCCCTATACTCACATGAATTGTATTCGAGTGAACCTTGGTTACCGTATCCTATTCCTTTTGCTTCATGATACTTTACAAAACCCTAGGTCAGATATATCGACATCCCTATGAGTCAAACACATTGGCACTATATATCAGTCTCCTTGTTATCGGTTTTCTTGTCTTTTCTCGTTCTCGCGTTCCCGCATCCCCGTGATCAATTCACGCTGTGTCTGGCCAGATGTTGATGGATGCTGTCACACCGAGAGGGCCTGAAGAATATCTTTTCATCGCATGAGGAGAAAATCCTAGTCTCGAGCTATCTAGTCCCTTGCCATACGTTTCCTATGAACATGTAAATTGTTGTTATGATCACCCTGTTATGGTTGACGTTGGACCAACCCCAAAGTGTATCATCCAGTATGAAGTGACTCAATGTTCTCATGGTCTAAAGAATTGTCCATATGTTAACTTTCTATGTTATGGACTATAAACATGTGACGAAATCATCTCAAATATAACATACAACTTGGGTCAATTCAACATGAGTGTTCTTCCAACATTGTGCCCCCGATATTGTTGACATCATCGTTAGACTTAACTGTAACCATGATCAAGAAAACAGAATCATCATGGAACACTTGACCTAGTCCTAACGGCAAGACTAGGAATCTTATCTTTACCGTTTATAGTCCTACACATGCATGTGATTTTTTTTCTCTGAATCTCTTAGTTCTCGCAAATTCGAGAACCATAGCAATTTTATCATAGAATATAAACATCAATTATAAATTTAGAAATAAATAAAACAtaattattattgcctctgggcatatttccaacacttgcCTCCAAGAAAGCCAACAAATGCCTTGATACCCGCATCACCGATAGAAACCATTTGACTGGTGGTAAGACCATCGGCGATGGTGGTTTCTTCGTGAATAATCAATCTGACTAAGGGATGTCCCTTTAGAGATTCAGTGGGATAATTCGAGTGCACAAAGCATGTACACATTTAGCACACACACAAAATTTGGAGTCATGATTTAGGTACCTCCCTATACGGGCGGGCATGTAACTTTAGTGCAACTACGCCCACAAAGCATGTACACATTTAGCACACACACAAAATTTGGAGTCATGATTTAGGTACCTCCCTATACGGGCGGGCATGTAACTTTAGTGCAACTACGCCCGTAGGATTCAACAAGGTTAATCTGCTGGATGTATAGAAAGAGAAGGGAGGAGCGTTTTGGTTCCCGGGAGCATATGCTCCTgtgtgaacagtaaattcaaaaaaatgtaaaaaaattgAATTTTCTAGTAGATGTTTGTGTTAGGCCCTTCCGGGTGCTCCAAGGCGTAATAGTGCTAATTAAGGGTGCCACATTGGCAAAAAAGTGATGTGGCATAGCAATTAAAGAGAAGAGAGAACATTATGGTGATCCCAGAAGGAAACGACGCTAAGCGCGTGAAACTATGCTAAACGGCTACCAACCAATGCACGAAGGAGTTTAAGTGTTATGCAATTAAATGAGAGGAGCGTAGCTACAAAATCAAAGCACATATGCATTGAGAAGATTAGTTGCTAAGGTTGTTAATGCATCTAGAATCTCACCTAGTAAGCACCAATGCATTGGAAGAGGCCAAGCATGCGTGACAAATTTCATGTGAAACGGAGCAGCAATGTTTCGTTGGTGAAAAAACAAATTTTGGGTGACATTTGGTTTTCAATTTGTTTTTGTATTTTGCACATGCCAAAATGCTTAACCTTTTTGTCTCAAAATTTGCAGGTAGCATTTTTATGTGACTAAGATCACATAAAAATTTTGTCTTGATTTTTTTCACATTTGAATATTTTTGGACCCGGGAGCCAAATTGAATTTGCGGAAAGATAGTCGATTTCAACGAAATTGGGTGTAAAGAAAATACAACAGAACGTAGTGTCAAGGATGCTCAAAAGAACAGCTGGTATACTCAAATAGTAACTCATAATAATAAATAGTTTTAAAAACTCTGAATAAAACACGCGAGAATAGTTTACGTACAGACATGTAGCCCACTGAAAAGAGTGGCCTTTTTCTTTTCCCACCAAGACACCAACCATGCCATATGCCAACCACACCTTTCACCATTATTTTCGTATGGCACTATAATATTTTACTCCCTGGAACACATTCTTTGCACACCAAAATCAATAAACGTTGACGACGAGGGCCACGAGGGGTGCCATCCATGCCAACCCGGCCTGCATAATTAAGTCTGAACTGCTGTCCCTCGTGGAAACTCGGCGACCGGCGACCTCAACAGACCCCATCCGGCACCAACCCCGCGCTCCGGGACACCTATTTATAGCTCTCGCCGCGCACGCTCTGGGCAACCAAGCAGCCGCTGCAACATACTGCAACTACTTTGCACTAGCAACACAACGCTCTGACTGAGCTCATAGCCTTCGCGCCTGCCCGTCTTAACTAGTTGATCGCCGCAGCAATGGCCTCCACCAACAGCTGGACCCACGAGATTGAGTCCTCAGTCGCGGCACCGCGCCTGTTCCGTGCCGGCGTCATGGACTGGCACACTCTGGCACCCAAGCTCGCGCCCCACATCGTCGCCAGCGCCCATCCCGTCAACGGCGAAGGCAGCATCGGCAGCGTCAGGCAGTTCAACTTTACCTCAGGTACGAACGCATCACAATCCCATACAACCCATGCGTGTCACCTCAGTCTAGAAATCCGGCGTGTATCTATACATGGTCAAGCGGAAGCataacacgcagttgatcatgcagcCATGCCCTTTAGCGTCATGAAGGAGAGGCTAGAGTTCCTGGACGAGGAGAAGTGTGAGTGCAAGTCAACCCTCATCGAGGGCGGCGGCATCGGCTCGGCCATCGAGACCGCAACGTCGCACATCAAGGTGGAGCCGGCGGCCAACGGCGGGAGCGTCGTGAAGGTGGACTCGACGTACAAGCTGCTGCCAGGCGTGGAGGTGAATGACGAAATCACCAAGGCCAGGGAATCCGTCACCGCCATCTTCAAGGCCGCCGAGGCCTACCTCATCGCCAACCCCGACGCCTACAACTGAATCTGTTGAGAGATATCATACATGATTATGATGTCCCTAGTTTGAATTCCGTGTGTTTTCTTCCCGATGTAATAAAGCTGCTCCAATCTCTAAGCTATAATAGTGACGCCGAGCGCGAGAGCACCGCCAGAGTGTGGACGTGAGAAGTTAAAAGGTTGAGTATTTGTAACTACCAAAGGGTTCTGTTGTTTGATGATATTGGTGCTTGCTTATGTGAAATACCTAAACACTCTTATATACTGCCTCAATTCTATAATTCTTGTCATAGTTTTAGTTTTGACCTAAAAGCGCAACAAGAATTACGGAACGGAGGGAGTTTTTGGATTTGGAAGTTTATGTGTCGACCTCTTACACAAATCCTATATGTATGTGAAATACCTAAACACTCTCCCGAAAATAGAAAAACTAAACACTCTTATGTGCAAAAAAGAAAAATGTTTGCATGTCATCAAAGTCTGTTTATAGGAATCCAAGAAAGGCATTTATTTGCTACTCCATTTGCTTCTAAATATAAATCCTTTTAGAGATTTTAATATGGATACCATAAgtagcaaaatgagtgaatctaaaCTCTAAAATACGTTTGTATACGTATGTATGTAGTCCAAATTAAAATCTCTAAAATCATTATATTTAGAAGGGGAGGGAGTCGAACATAATTTCGTTTTCTCTTTTCAAGTTGTAAGAGACAGTTGACATGTCATTGTGTTTTATTTTGGCACCATTTTTCGACAAGTGCATCTATAATCTATTGGGTCCTTGTTGGCAAGTGAAATCCACGTTCTTCATGTATCCCCTTTTCAAAGCGAACTTACATTTGTGTGTAATGAATAAAATGCAAATTGTATCAGGAGTCCTTAAACTACCACAACCTTCTTACTTGccttttaatttttttattttgagACTCCGTAATCTTTTGTCCATTTCTCCCGTGACTCCTTTTAACCATCAGACTAAAAAATTCCGTTTGAGCCATGGGCACAAGGGTGGGAATATCATACGAGAAACTAAACAGGTTTATAGGGGCCCATAATATCGCCGAAAATAAGAGAGCCAACTGAGAAGTTGTGATAGCCCCCACCACCACCNNNNNNNNNNNNNNNNNNNNNNNNNNNNNNNNNNNNNNNNNNNNNNNNNNNNNNNNNNNNNNNNNNNNNNNNNNNNNNNNNNNNNNNNNNNNNNNNNNNNNNNNNNNNNNNNNNNNNNNNNNNNNNNNNNNNNNNNNNNNNNNNNNNNNNNNNNNNNNNNNNNNNNNNNNNNNNNNNNNNNNNNNNNNNNNNNNNNNNNNNNNNNNNNNNNNNNNNNNNNNNNNNNNNNNNNNNNNNNNNNNNNNNNNNNNNNNNNNNNNNNNNNNNNNNNNNNNNNNNNNNNNNNNNNNNNNNNNNNNNNNNNNNNNNNNNNNNNNNNNNNNNNNNNNNNNNNNNNNNNNNNNNNNNNNNNNNNNNNNNNNNNNNNNNNNNNNNNNNNNNNNNNNNNNNNNNNNNNNNNNNNNNNNNNNNNNNNNNNNNNNNNNNNNNNNNNNNNNNNNNNNNNNNNNNNNNNNNNNNNNNNNNNNNNNNNNNNNNNNNNNNNNNNNNNNNNNNNNNNNNNNNNNNNNNNNNNNNNNNNNNNNNNNNNNNNNNNNNNNNNNNNNNNNNNNNNNNNNNNNNNNNNNNNNNNNNNNNNNNNNNNNNNNNNNNNNNNNNNNNNNNNNNNNNNNNNNNNNNNNNNNNNNNNNNNNNNNNNNNNNNNNNNNNNNNNNNNNNNNNNNNNNNNNNNNNNNNNNNNNNNNNNNNNNNNNNNNNNNNNNNNNNNNNNNNNNNNNNNNNNNNNNNNNNNNNNNNNNNNNNNNNNNNNNNNNNNNNNNNNNNNNNNNNNNNNNNNNNNNNNNNNNNNNNNNNNNNNNNNNNNNNNNNNNNNNNNNNNNNNNNNNNNNNNNNNNNNNNNNNNNNNNNNNNNNNNNNNNNNNNNNNNNNNNNNNNNNNNNNNNNNNNNNNNNNNNNNNNNNNNNNNNNNNNNNNNNNNNNNNNNNNNNNNNNNNNNNNNNNNNNNNNNNNNNNNNNNNNNNNNNNNNNNNNNNNNNNNNNNNNNNNNNNNNNNNNNNNNNNNGTGGCCCCACCCTATGGACCCCCGgacacctttcggtggtcccgatacaatatcgataaccccccccccccaattaTTCCGGCGACtaaaactggacttcccatatataaatcttcaccttcggaccattccgcaACTCCTCGCgatgtccgagatctcatccgggactccgaacaccctttggtaaccacatactatttcccataacaaatctagcgtcaccgaaccttaagtgtgtagaccctacgggttcgggaaccatgcagacatgaccgagacatctctccggccaataaccaacatcaggatatggatacccatgttggctcccacatgttccacgatgatctcatcggatgaaccacgacgtTGGGGACTctatcaatcctgtatacaattccctttgtccatcggtatgttacttgctcgagattcgatcgtcggtatccccatacctcgttcaatctcgttaccggcatcCCGTGGCTaaccccttagtcacattgagcttgttatgatgatgcattaccgagtgggcccagagatacctccgtcatacagagtgacaaatcccagtctcgattcatgccaacccaatagacactttcggagatacatgtagtgcacctttatagtcatcgagttacgttgtgacgttcggtacacccaaagcattcctacggtatctgggagttgcataatctcatggtgtgatgccccaagaccgacgctcaagaagccttccatgtttttcattgttcatcatgtgatttgttttgcttgttacatattgagctctacttaacttgtagtgttgtttgtgcactttgccatgccatgtttcattaaaccggacatgcatcatacttggttgtgcatcatgccatgttaatGCTTgctggtttaccatgttgtttgcttctttccggtgttgcttcttcttgttagttctggtaacattgcgtttgtgaggatccgttcgactacgtccatttgtcttcttcatggattcattcttcttcctagcgggatttcaggcaagatgaccataccctcgacatcacttctatcttttcttgctagttgtttgctctatcgctatgtcgcgctacctaccacttgtttatcaagcctcccaagctgccatgatagcctctaacctttttcaaccatcctagcaaaccgttgtttggctaagttaccgcttttgctccgcccttcttatagcattgctagttgtaggtgaagatgaagtttgttccatgtttgtcgtggttttgtcacggcagatgtcctagagaaaggacttagtcgtggagccatcgcgacgggttaggttgaaggggttaaagcggacacagggacacaagagagtttatactagttcggccccttcgatgaaggtaaaagcctacgtctagttgtgatggaattgatggggtttcgatgactagggagcaaacaagcttcgcctatgtctcgagttgttgtcggTCGTctttgaaccgccgccgggtcatccccttatatacacgggtgacgcccgtcggttcacagagtcccaacaccggtcgatattcgtatccgggttggtctctccttattcctaacttacaatacaagctTATATACAAATACCGGTTTATagctacaagtcttgaaccgactacgggccttaggccctcatctgccttcttgggctttagcactcttgaactactgatgaagttgacccggcccagataggccagtttacgcccagcagtaatatccccaacattaggccccagattgatttgaacgggttcatgtcaatcctttaacaaaagcttcatcttcaacatcttctcataaattggtaaacTGCCATGATGTCATCTTTTCTGATTGCTATAAACcagagtgacgtcacctgtcataacaaagctatccattatgcttctttgtttaatagatctgcggaaatcgaggcgacagctccgctccgtggccccttgattgtcgcacctgacacatgtccttttgccttataaataggaccaaagggtcatttcctttctctttccctTCAGCCCCTTCTGCTTTGTCTTCCTCGCATCGCCCAGCttcagagctccgccgccaccatcgacctctgcctcaaccttggccgctgcatcaacctgggcgcTCCAGAGCATCGCagcaaccttccgcgtcttcctcagctctggtaaatcttctatcctttcccccgcagatctgctctagggtttcacagttcttcagtgttcatcgtttgcctcttgctcatacgatagatctttagatgaatccGCAAATCTTTATTCTGTGCAATGGTAGTTGTTTAACCTTCGCCTTCACTTACACATCTcaaaccatagatctatatgtaCGTTTTACTCATTGATTCGGTACTTCTCCTCTTGAACCTCTGAATATTTatctcttttctgaacttgcttcagatccaacgctgtagagaaatcttgtgaaatctgtttctgcatacttatccatccgcaatctcagctgtttcaatgcttagatcaggcggtttaaccatGTAGAATttttttccaaaccggtatataccattagtccccttgttgaaccgccagatgttgttgcttcataaaactccggttcagatagatctgtctccgggttaacattgcacataccaatgtactttgatcaatgcatttttgaaccgggattttataccttgtagatttcatcatggccaagcaagtatatgagtgcaattgggttccttctcgcgtcacagaggctcagctggacgatttagtcctgatcggcgctttaggcagcaaagataccatccattgaagggctcctggcaaagaatgccctcccacacctcaagaaggagaggtcgttgttttcgtagatcacttagcccggggctttaagccgcccggttctaaattttaccaggatgttttagccgatttccaactccatccacaagacactggcccaaactctgttacaaatatgtgtcacttccaagtgctctgtgaggcgttctttcaagaggagcccacagtggaattgttcagagaccttttccatctaaaccgccgtactgagtttactgacggctccaatacggagttgggtggcgtggcgatccagaaaaggaaagaggtcacataccctcacgccaaactgcacagccaccccaaagagtggaatcagacttggttctattgcaaagacacctcccctgctggtgagaatcccttgcctggctttcatccggagcggctcagcaatacacacccttttccgcaaagattgactgcccaggagagaagcaaatatgctcctcaactgtcgaagatcagagcctttatggccaacggtttaacaggggttgatctcgctcgctgttggatatcatggagcatactgccccttagtcagcgctccggtttgatgtgcgagtatactggcagtgttgatgacccactgtgACATTCCAAAATCCAactcaccgatgaagaaatcacagaggctgtgaataagatcctgaatgaaccggaacataTCTGTGCTAAAAatggcctgcttcccttctgtgccaccaacaaaccgccagctgtaagactttgatttttctttttgctgaatctgttattgatatatctggtcattgtttaatatcagtgtctgtgtaatcagggccatgatccgttttggagcaagaaactaccgcaggagaaaccagaaaaaccagacaaaccggaaagagcaacccggcaaaagactaaagctgtgaagaagactgcccacaggaaaagaaccactgcatcctctaatccggcccctgatgatgatgtggataatccggaccttgaggtagagcttgactcacttggcttatttttcatgcgtcttattgatgatgatattgtcaggatgatgccgaagccaacCACGCTGAtcctgcagaggtaattattctctcttctgattcagaacctttgccttcactaaaaatccgtcaggcaaaccggaaagttaaattttctcatcctcttgcttatttggatcccaaatttcttatgaagacccaacagcacgaagctcgtcgcacaacccggcacagcggccaggtagttacctccgccggtttaccaaaCAGTCTGGTTCGGAAatgccgttcagaggtctctaatttgcttgtcagtgcttgtcctaaagcgggctgctttcgtcaacctctttaTCCAtttgactccgattaccaggttacttcccactcatcttctggcgagtcatcggctactcagctgccaccactcaaaacggtgcttgggtaagctatacttatcataatatttgcagcacatcgccttggaacatatgctgtatttgattttgttattcctttcagggccaaacctaggccaagcaagaaggctcgcctggacaaagcggccgaagaagatgccgtccttgaaccgggcaagacaccagatcttgaagcggctattcctgaggatatacccaatgatccaccgcaacaagacgacgatcttattgctgaagagataCCTATTGATGCCTCCAGTCCTATCAATCAGCCCACAAGCTtcatccggattgagaaatccaccggtccagcaaagcctactgacaagccaacagccccagtgcaaaccggcgataccaaggatgatgaggttgtcattactggcactggccataccgagccaagcaatcctgtcgctttttccaaacattctgccaaggaagaatttgctgcctttggcaaaggcaagtggaatgctgatctggcgacttacgctgctctgtacgcccaagatatccattccggctacctgaaccggctgtataccagtcgtgactatgaagccggtctagttaatatgatgaaagataaatatgaggtaacttccatatgctctttcctgcttgtatgcttcaattcttgctgactctcctagcccccaagggccggtttgtaatcttctttcaaaccgggacttactaatataaatcttaatgctttgaaattcgctgatgtagcccccaagggctggttcaacttagcgtagttaaaccggtactttaagtaattgagattgccgcatcagaatatatacgagcaaatagccattagcccccaagtgccaagttgaatacttgtattgatcttgggactttgtaagtaattgaaagatgaagatcgaatatgcattagcccccaagtgccaagtgcataatTTGTTATGTagttggtacttcaatccttgtaccgttttTGCTGGAgcatataactgtctgcatgcaggctgagctgaaaacgaaagaaagccaagtcgccgatctccaagaaaacctgaaaacccaacaagctgaaacctccaaagcaaaagaggaattagccagcgctttaagcgccatggaacagcttaaggagagcttcaagaagaagcgggcggattgggctactgaaaagtccgctttaatcaaatgagcagaggatgccgaggctgcactaaaactgGTGGCgaatgaactgaccagcataaagcggcacgtgcatgccatgaccactgctatctttggtaagctagTTTGACTTTGGAATTGACTCGGCCTTCTTACAGAGCTGACGGTTTAACCCtttatgatatttcagggacacgcattggtcacttggggtcagatgtgcggaagaagttgaaagccgcctatacgttGGTCGAACAACTTTACACTGGCGCACaacggatcatctgtaccgcatccCACAACAAACCGGcacccactttgattcaagacactctgatgaaactgtcggtgcttcctgcccgggttgaagagctgaagaaatctgctgctcgaaccggtgcgatcaatgccttgatccgggcaaaagcctgggtgccggattttgatcctattgaagcggctcagggctatcccagcttgaaggaagacgggtcagagtttggtgaagcggatctgcgagcaataaaccgggaggtgcgtccgctagcttgtcaattggctgaagaagcagacttgtctcattatcaagcccaatatgacaatcagaacaagcgaatagctgcaccaattcatgaatcggaaaatcttatccctccaatccgtaagcatacttacgctcccgatattgacccgtcattgctgatccatgatgaagctgtttttcaagcattaatgggaatcgactggacaactgttgatttccagccgctgggtagagaaactgaagctgaagcggcgcaggatgacccgcaaccatcaggccaggctggtgaccaagcttgaactgaaagccggtttaaaactgcttctcctttgcaaaaaacaatgatcttattgtgggcaccgtgttgccttgtaatagactagctgatacttttgatgttgatatgccttcgtgcataattttctcttcctttgggtgatgaacttgccaaagtactttctgcaataaaaaaTCTTCAAGTGCCGCCGCGGTTGTActgtcaggcggaatatgatgtctgcatacatgaaatcaaaacatccgaatttttttaagtatatgaccaaatttttgagatacataatacctgccatcgttgagcgtgaagttggctcggccaatcttgaagcggagttttataaacccacactgttggaggagatagcagctcccatatatatatgacgccggtttaccatgtaaaccgtaccgggttataataaacaccgtgttactccataagaggatgttaacaaaaaagatcaaaccaggcaaatagtctccggattgaagtgaaccgtgttccgtcaattgacagtatgaaccggttgaaaactttgtcggtttaaaaaacgcaataaaaagaaagaagtaccttgcaaagaaaagtgtgaagcaaatggaatgacaaaaccgtttgcaaaaaaggtttatttgagctgatcagatggcgttaccatggctgaacacgaccaagctcccgttaggtgtaactatggttctattCAGCCatgtccccaaatgaaaccgtggcatttatgccgatcaagtggcatggcaatggttcgggttcgaccaagcccccaagtgattctgtggccttaggccgatcaagaggcatgactggttcagacgtgaccaagtccccaagtgatctggtggctctcgcctatcaagaggtatggtattggttcggacacgaccaatcgcccaagtgatataacatgatgcttttaaaaagctaactcaaggggtaaaccggaggccgctttagaacaactccgtgtaaccacacatgatgtaaaagaacaaataccccgctttagctgaggttccggttattatatttaatcataatatatacatcgtcgtaatatgtacataagtagagccaatggctcaggtatagtaaggccgaagatgagctatgttccacggcctgttggtatcctcctctgatgcacgtgagtccttatgctctcgaatatcgatcagatagtatgacccgttgtgcagattcttgttgaccacgaaaggcccctcccaaggtggggatagcttatgcatatcagtctgatcttggatgagccgaagcaccaaatctccttcctgaaaggttctagttctgactcggcgactgtgataacgatgaagatcctgttggtaaatcgccgattgggcggctgctatgtcacacTCTTCATctaa contains:
- the LOC125534171 gene encoding pathogenesis-related protein 1-like → MASTNSWTHEIESSVAAPRLFRAGVMDWHTLAPKLAPHIVASAHPVNGEGSIGSVRQFNFTSAMPFSVMKERLEFLDEEKCECKSTLIEGGGIGSAIETATSHIKVEPAANGGSVVKVDSTYKLLPGVEVNDEITKARESVTAIFKAAEAYLIANPDAYN